The Thioalkalivibrio nitratireducens DSM 14787 DNA segment CGCGCTGATCGCCAGCAGGGGACGGTCCGCGGGCAGTTCGCGCGCCGCGAAGGCCAGCGCGTCGTCCGGCAGCGGGATCCCCCAGGCGAGCTCCCGCGCGGCCAGTCCAGCCCGTTCCAGGAAGCCGAAGTAAGCGTCCAGCACGTGCTCGCGGGAGCGCGCGGCGATACGCTCGGAGGTGAACAGCCACTGGCCGTTTACCGCCCGGGCGCGGTCGAAGCCGATGCGCCGGTGCCCCCGCAGGCTGGTCGCGATCAGGCTGGCGCGCAGCGACGACTGCATCTGCAGGATCACGTCATGGACGCGCCCGGTCTCCTCGGCGCGCAGCCGCGCACGGCAGCGACGAATTCCCTCACGCTTGTCCAACACCCGGAAAGTCACATCGGGAATATCGCCGACCAGCCCGGCCTCGGTACGGCCCACCACCCAGGTGATCGCGGTATCTGGCCAGCGCCGCTGCACCGTGCGCAGGATCGGCAGCACATGCGTGGTGTCGCCGATCGCGGACAGCCGGAAGATGCACAGACTGGCGGGCACACCCGCCCCGGCGGGCTCAGCCACCCGTGGGATCTGCCGGCGGAGCGGCATTCGGGTTCCGGTAGCCGGAGAGCAGCGCGGCGAAATCCCGTTCCGAGAAATGCCAGCGGTCGAGCAGATGCAGACGCTTCTCCAGGTCTCGGCGCAGTCGCGCCAGGTTGCCCTCGCGCCAGGCGCCGGCGGCGCGCTGGCGCCCGCGATCCCAGTCGAGCAGCCAGACCCGGCCGCAGACATCGAGCAGAATATTGCGGCTGTTCAGGTCCGCATGACAGTAGCCGGCGTCGTGGAACTGGCGGATGCAGACGCCGACCCGGTGCCAGGTCAACGCGCTCACGGCCTCCGTGCGCAGCCGGGAATCCAGCGGGCGGGCGTCCGGGATCCGCTGCGTGACCAGGTCGGCGCGGTAATACGGGCCCGCGCGCACGATCCGAGCCGCCACCGGCCGCGGGACCGGCAGTCCCAGGTCGCGCATTTCCGCGGTCAGCAGGAACTCACGCCAGGGACGGCTACGGCGCAGCCCAGTCCAGAGATAACGGTCGCCGAGCACGCGGGCCACCGAGCCGCCGCGCAGGTAGTGGCGCAGGACCCACTGCCCGTCGTTCCCCGGGATCGGCGGATCGAAGAACAGAACCTGCCCGCGACCCGCCGCCCCGCGGGCCGCGACCCACCCCTGTTCCACCAGGGCCGCGGGATCGAACATCCATCGGGCCGGGACCACATCCAGCGCGGCGTCGTGGATCAGGTAGCCCTCGTCGGTCTGCTGCACCCGCCATTCCATCGTCGCCGTGCCCCGTCCGAAGCCGCCTAGTGCGGCTGCATCGTGCCCTGACGGGCGCGGGTATCGGCAACGTAGCGCGCCGCGCCCGCCTCGACGTCACGGAACTCGAGGTCGCAGCCGGCGGCGCGCAGCGCGGTCAGGTCAGCCTGGGTGTAGCTCTGGTAGCGTCCCTTCAGGTGGTCGGGGAACGGGATGTACTCGATCTCACCGGAGCCCCAGGCCTCGATGACCGCCCGCGCCATGTCGTTGAAGCTGCGGGCGCGCCCGGTTCCGAGGTTGAAGATCCCGCTCACCTCGGGGTGTTCCAGCAGCCAGAGCTTCACGTTCACGCAGTCCTGCACGTCGACGAAGTCGCGCTGCTGCTCACCGTCGGCATAGCCGTCGCAGCCCTCGAACAGACGCACGCGCCCCGTCCCGGCCAGCTGGTTCTGGAAATGGTGCGCGACGCTCGCCATCGACCCCTTGTGCTGCTCGCGGGGACCATAGACGTTGAAATAGCGCAGACCCACGACCGGGGCGGCCAGCTCGCGCATATGCCGGCGCAGGTACTGGTCGAACAGCAGCTTGGAGTAGCCGTACACGTTCAACGGGCGTTCGTTCGCGGGATTCTCGGCAAACACGCGGCCCCCACCGTAGACCGACGCCGACGAGGCGTAGATGAACGGGATCCGCAGATCCTGGCAGGCGTGGAACAGCGCCCGGGTGTAGTCGAAATTGTTGCGCATCATGTAGCGGCCGTCCCATTCCGTGGTCGCCGAACAGGCGCCGAGGTGGAACACCGCCTCCGCGCGGCCCAGCGCCCGGCCTTCCAGCACCCGCGCCCCGAAGTCGTCCTTATCCAGGTAGTCGGCGATCGTGCAGTCGGCGAGGTTCAGCGCCTTTTCGCCGCGCGTCAGATTGTCGACCACGACGATGTCGGTCTGGCCACGGAGGTTCAGCTCGTGAACCAAGTTGCTGCCGATGAAACCGGCGCCACCGGTGACGATGATCATCAGATTGAGACTCCTTGGTTCTTGTCCGGGAAGCCCTCGGGTCCCGGATTGGGTTCGGTTCAGCGCGCCGAGCCGCTGCCGCCATGCATGCGTTCGATCATCGCGGTCGTGGAGCAGCCGTCGAGGAAATCCAGGATTTCGACCGAGCCGCCATTGGCCACCACCGCGTCGTGCCCCGCGATCTGTTCCGGACGGTAGTCGCCGCCCTTCACCAGCACGTCCGGCAGCACCCGTCCGATCAGCCGGGCCGGAGTGTCCTCGGCGAACGGTACGACCCAGTCCACCGAGGCCAGTCCGGCGAGCACCGCCATCCGCTGCGCGAGCGCATTCACCGGCCGGCCTTCCCCCTTCAGACGCTGGACCGAATCGTCGTCGTTCACCGCCACGATCAGCCGGTCGCCACGTGCCCGCGCCTGCTCCAGGTAGCCCACGTGGCCGGCGTGCAGCAGATCGAAACAACCGTTGGTCATCACGATCCGCTCGCCGTGCGCGCGCGCATCGGCTACCGCCGCGAGCAGTTCATCCTCGCTGACCACGCCGTGACTGGCATCGTCCTGCTCGCGCAGCACCCGGCGCAGCTCCGCCACGGTCGCGGTCGCGGTACCGAGCTTGCCGACGACGATGCCGGCGGCCAGGTTGGCCAGCGCGGTCGCCTGAGGCAGTTCCAGACCCGCAGCCAGGCCGGCGGCCAGCGTCGCAATCACCGTGTCACCGGCACCGGTCACGTCGAACACCTCGCGTGCCCGTGCCGGCAGGTGTACCGGAGGATCGCCTGGATGCACTAGGCTCATACCGTCCTCGCCGCGGGTGATCAGCAGGGCGTCGATCCCGCAATCGGCGATCAGCGCCTCGGCGCGCCGGACGATCTCACCGGTATCCCCACAGTGGCCCACCACCGCCTCGAACTCGGCCAGATTGGGAGTGATCAGCGTGGCGCCGCGGTAGATCGCGAAGTCGCGCCCCTTCGGATCCACCAGCACCGGCCGGCCGGCCTGCCGGGCAGTCTCGATCAGCACGTGCGGCGCGCGCAGCGCACCCTTTCCGTAGTCGGACAGCACCACCACCGACGCATCTGCGAGCAGGGGCCGGTACAGCGGCAGCAGGTCGCGCGCCTGCAGGCCACGAAAACCGTCCTCGAAATCCAGCCGGATCAGCTGCTGGTGACGGCTGATCACGCGCAGCTTGGTGACCGTTGCCGCATCCGCCTGGCGATGAAGGTGGCAGTGGATCCCCGCGTTCGCGAGCCGGTGTTCCAGCTCGGCGCCCGCTTCGTCCTCGCCGATGACCCCGATCAGCGCCGGCGATGCGCCCAGCGCGGCCAGGTTGAGCGCAACGTTGCCCGCGCCGCCGGGGCGCTGCTCGATGCCGCGCACGTGCACCACCGGCACCGGCGCCTCGGGCGAGATCCGGTCGGTGGCGCCGTGCCAGTACCGGTCCAGCATCAGATCCCCGGCGACCAGGATCCGCACATCGTCGAAGTCAGGGAGGGTGATCTTCATAACCACCGGGTTGCGGGATGAGTGAACTCACGGGAGTATAATAGAAGTATACAGAACACCTGCCGCGGCGGTGCCCAAGAACCCCAGGCGGTGCAGCCTGGCTCGCCGCTCCGACCGGTGGCCATTGCGCGGGCGCCCTTGGTACGCTAGGTCATTCATCCCGGACGGTGCGGCCATGACCCCCGAGACCCTCAGCGAGGTATTGCGCGAGAGCGCACGGATCAAGACGCAGCTCGCGGACGAGCAAGCCGGCGCTATCCTGGAGGTGATCGAGGCGGTGATCGCGGCTCTGGCCCGGGGCAACACCGTGTTCTTTTTCGGCAACGGCGGCAGTGCGGCGGACGCCCAGCACCTGGCCGCCGAACTCATCGGCCGGTTCACCCTCGAGCGCCGCCCGCTGCCGGCGCTGGCACTTACCACGGACACCTCGATCCTGACCAGCATCGGCAACGACTACGGCTTCGACCAGATCTTCCTGCGCCAGATCCAGGGTCTGGGGCGCCCCGGCGACGTTGCCGTGGGCCTGAGCACCAGCGGCAACTCGCCGAACGTGCTCAAGGCGGTCGAAGCGGCCCGCGCGAACGGACTGATCACGGTCGCGATGACCGGCGAGGGCGGCGGCCGGCTCGCGGACCGTGCCCACTTCTGCCTGCGCGTGCCCGCCACCGATACCGCGCGTATCCAGGAGAGCCACATCACCATCGGCCACCTGGTCTGCCAGGGGGTCGACGAGGCGGTCGCGGAGGGGCGCATCCCGCAGGAGGCCGGCAACGGAAACCCGCGCGCATGAGTGTCCGCGCGCTGTTTCTGGACCGGGATGGCACGCTGATGGTGGACGTCGGCTACCCCAGCCTACCGGAGCAGGTGGAACTGCTGCCTGGCGCTGCCGAAGCCCTTGCCGCGCTGCGCGAGGCCGGGTATCGGCTGTCGATCATCAGCAACCAGTCCGGCGTCGGCCGGGGCTATTTCGACGCAGCGGCGGTCGAGGCCGTGCATCAGCGCCTGCTGGACCTGCTGGCGGTGCACGGCGTGCCGATCGACGATGCCGAGTACTGCCTGCATGCACCGGAGGACGGGTGCGACTGCCGCAAGCCCTCGCCGCTGATGATCCGGCGTTCCGCGGACCGGCTCGGCGTCGATCCCGCGCAGAGCTTCATGATTGGCGATAAGGCCTCGGACATCGAGGCCGGCCGGCGGGCCGGATGCCGCACCATCCTGCTCGACCCCACCGGCGCGGGAGGTACGCAGGCCGATTTCGTCTGCCGCGACTGGGAAGACATCGTGCAGGCCGTGCGCCGGATCACCGACCGGCCCGTCGCGGCCGGATCGAGGACGGGCAGTGCATGACCGCCCCCGAAGTGGCAACCGACCGGTTCCGGTCGCGAAACAGCAGCCGGCCACGGCTGAGCCCGCGATGAATCTCGCGCGCCGGCTGCTGTTTCATCTCGCGCGGCAGGTCTACAACGTCGTCATCCACCTGCTGATCCCAGTAGCGCTGCTGCACTTCTTCTGGCGTGCACGCCGCGAAGCCGCCTATGGCCAGCATGTCGGCGAGCGCCTGTGCCGCGGACCGGCACCGACACCGGCCCCGGATCTCTGGATCCACGCGGTTTCGCTGGGCGAGATGCGGGTCGCCGGCACGCTGGTGGAAGCTCTGGCACGGAAGCGGCCTAACCTGCGCATCCAGCTGACCACGGTCACCCCGGCCGGCCGCGCGGAGGGGGAACGCCTGCAGGCCAGCGGACTGCCCGTCGAGGTGCGCTATCTGCCGCTGGATTCGCCGCCGCTGGTACGCCGTTTCATCCGCGAACTTCGACCCGGCGCGCTGGTGCTGATCGAGACCGAGCTGTGGCCCAACCTGCTCTGGCAGTGCCGCCGGGCAGACCTGCCCGCGGTTCTGGCGAACGCTCGCCTGAGCCCGCGGCTGCGCGACACTTACCGCCGATTCCGCACGCTGTACGGGCCGCTGCTGGCGGGACTGGACTGGGTTGCCGCGCAGAGCCCGGCGGATGCCGCACACTTCCGGGCGCTCGGGGCGACACGGGTCGAGGTGGCCGGAAACCTGAAGTTCGACGTGGCACCGGGCCGAGCCCGGACCGACCTGATCCGGGGCCATTTCCTCGGGGAACGCCTGTGGGTGGCCGGCTCCACCCATCCCGGCGAGGAGAGCCGGCTGATCGAAATCCACCACCGCCTCTGCGAGCGCTACCCGCACAGCCTGATCCAGCTGTTGCTGGCACCCCGGCACCCGGCCCGCGCGGAGTCCATCGTCGCCGAGGTGCGGGAGGCCGGGCTGAGCGCTGTCGCCCGCTCGCAGATGGACCCCTCGGGCACTGCCGCGGACGTCATCGTGGTCGATACCCTGGGCGAACTCGCGGCACTCTATGCGCTCGGCGACGCAGCTTTCGTCGGGGGAAGTCTGGTCGCCCACGGCGGCCAGAACCCGCTGGAACCGATCGCGGGCGGGTGCCCGGTGATTCTGGGTCCGGACACCCGCAATTTCGCCGACATGGTCGCCCTGCTGGTCGAGGCCGGGGCGGTTTTGCAGGTGGCGGACGTCGACGCGCTGTTCGAGGCGCTGAACGGGCTGCTGGTGGACCGCGAACGCGCCCGTGAACTCGCGCGTCACGCGCAGGAGACGCTCGACATCCACCGGGGCGCGACCGAGCGCACGCTCGCGCTGCTCAGCCCGCAGCTCCGGCCCGATTGAGGCGCCACCGGACCGGATCCTGCACCATGTACGCTAACGATCATGACCATAGGCCACCCCCGACCATGAAAGGCGATCGGCCAGAGGGCTGGCCTCCGGGGGGCGCAGTGCTGTTTAGGGTGGCCCGCGACGTTGGAATCCACCGTGTAGGAGCGAGCCTCGCTCGCGAAACGGCGTTGGGTGGACCGCCAGCGGCCGGCGCGCCTGCGGCGCGTTCGCGTGCAAGGCACGCTCCTACGGGGAGCGGGGCCATGACCGTGACTTTCACGCTAACTGTCATGCCCTCGGCCGCGAGGCACCCCGAAAGATGAAAATACGATGATAAATCATAGACATACGATTCTAGGGCGGCGTATTTTCACGCTAACTGTCATGCCCTCGGCCGCGAGGCACCCCGAAGGATGAAACTACGATTATAAATCAGAGACATACGATTCTAGGGCGGCGTATTTTCACGCTAACTGTCATGCCGCCGGGCGCGCGGCACCCCCGATGATGAAAGATAATGGGCGTGCTGTCGCGTCGGGCTGAGGTCGCGATAATTCTTGATGGCGCCTGACCGCGCACGCTAACTCGACCCGCTGCCCTTCACTCGTACCCCGGATTGCCTGGCATGGCCTGGAAGGGTCATGGACAGCGCACGCTAAAAAGAGCCGTCGAGTCCCGACAGGCCGTTGAAGGACGGCGCCCTTGGCGACAGCACATCGTGAAGGATAGTGCGTTTGCCCGAGGAGGTCAGCATGGACATTACCCCGATTCACCGGCGCGTTGTCGGTCTGGATGTGCACCAGAGCAAGATCACGGCCTGTGCGCTGATCGAGCAGCCCGATGGCAGTGTGGCGGTGGAGCACCGGGAGTTTGGTGGTTCAAGCGCGATCGGCGGGCGTTGGCCGAGTGGGTTCGCGGATTCGACCCCGAGGTCGTGGTGATGGAGAGCACCGGGATCTACTGGAAGAGCCCCTATGCGGCCCTTGAGCGTGTGGGCGTCATGGCCTGGGTCGGTCAATGCCCGTCACGCCCGAAACGTGCCTGGCCGCAAGACCGACCTCTCCGATGCCCAGTGGCTGGCCACGCTGGCCCGTGCCGGTCTGCTGCGGGCTTCGTTCATTCCTCCGGCCGAGATCCGCCATCTGCGCCTGATCGCCCGGCAGCGCCAGAAGCTGGTCGGGATGCTGGCCGCGGAGAAGAACCGGCTGCACAAGGTGCTGACCGATGCCGGGATTCGCCTGAACGTGCTGGTCTCCGACGTACACGGCGCGTCGGCACGGGCCATGATCAAGGCCCTGCTCGCCGATGCCCCCCATGCACGCAATCCTCGACCTCGCCGGCCGCCTGCGGGCTTCCCCGCGAAGAACTGTTCGAAGCCCTGCAACCGGAGGAACTGAGCACCAGGCACCGCTTCGTGCTCAACGAGGTTCTGGCGCACATCGAGTACCTCGAGGCCATGATCGCCCGCTTCGAACAGGAACTGCTTGCGGGTCTGGCCCCCTGGGAGCCGCAGGTGTGCCTGCTGGAAACCGTGCCCGGCATCGACCGCATTGGCGCCGCCATGCTGCTCGTCGAAATCGGTACCGACATGGCGAGCTTCGGCAGCGCCGAACGCCTCGCGTCCTGGGTCGGCATCTGCCCCGGCAACCACGAGAGCGCCGGCAAACGCAAAAGCGGACGCACGCGCAAGGGCAACGCCTGGGTCCGTCGCCTGCTGTGCGAGTTCGCGCAAGCCGCCTCCCGCACCCGCTGTGCGCTCAAGGACAAGTTTTCGGCCTTGTCCATCCGCAAGGGACACAAGCGCTCCATCGTGGCCCTGGCGCACAAGCTCCTGCGCATCGTCTACGCCATGCTCAATCATGCGGCCCCCTACCAGGATCGCACCGTCGATTACGAGGCTCTCGTCGTGCAGCGCAACGCGCCGCGCTGGCTGAAGATGCTGGAAAAGCACGGCTATCTCACCGCC contains these protein-coding regions:
- a CDS encoding 3-deoxy-D-manno-octulosonic acid transferase, which codes for MNLARRLLFHLARQVYNVVIHLLIPVALLHFFWRARREAAYGQHVGERLCRGPAPTPAPDLWIHAVSLGEMRVAGTLVEALARKRPNLRIQLTTVTPAGRAEGERLQASGLPVEVRYLPLDSPPLVRRFIRELRPGALVLIETELWPNLLWQCRRADLPAVLANARLSPRLRDTYRRFRTLYGPLLAGLDWVAAQSPADAAHFRALGATRVEVAGNLKFDVAPGRARTDLIRGHFLGERLWVAGSTHPGEESRLIEIHHRLCERYPHSLIQLLLAPRHPARAESIVAEVREAGLSAVARSQMDPSGTAADVIVVDTLGELAALYALGDAAFVGGSLVAHGGQNPLEPIAGGCPVILGPDTRNFADMVALLVEAGAVLQVADVDALFEALNGLLVDRERARELARHAQETLDIHRGATERTLALLSPQLRPD
- a CDS encoding glycosyltransferase family 9 protein codes for the protein MPLRRQIPRVAEPAGAGVPASLCIFRLSAIGDTTHVLPILRTVQRRWPDTAITWVVGRTEAGLVGDIPDVTFRVLDKREGIRRCRARLRAEETGRVHDVILQMQSSLRASLIATSLRGHRRIGFDRARAVNGQWLFTSERIAARSREHVLDAYFGFLERAGLAARELAWGIPLPDDALAFAARELPADRPLLAISACSSLRLHNYRDWPAERYVAVADHAAARGFRVVLTGGPSARERAYADAIVAGARVRPVDLVGQTSLKQLAAVLARCAGLIGPDSGPVHIASALDVPVIGLYATSNPQRTGPYRHREFVVDRYPDAVRRFLGREPDTLRWGTRVRHPRAMELITVADVCERIDRLAV
- the hldE gene encoding bifunctional D-glycero-beta-D-manno-heptose-7-phosphate kinase/D-glycero-beta-D-manno-heptose 1-phosphate adenylyltransferase HldE, whose product is MKITLPDFDDVRILVAGDLMLDRYWHGATDRISPEAPVPVVHVRGIEQRPGGAGNVALNLAALGASPALIGVIGEDEAGAELEHRLANAGIHCHLHRQADAATVTKLRVISRHQQLIRLDFEDGFRGLQARDLLPLYRPLLADASVVVLSDYGKGALRAPHVLIETARQAGRPVLVDPKGRDFAIYRGATLITPNLAEFEAVVGHCGDTGEIVRRAEALIADCGIDALLITRGEDGMSLVHPGDPPVHLPARAREVFDVTGAGDTVIATLAAGLAAGLELPQATALANLAAGIVVGKLGTATATVAELRRVLREQDDASHGVVSEDELLAAVADARAHGERIVMTNGCFDLLHAGHVGYLEQARARGDRLIVAVNDDDSVQRLKGEGRPVNALAQRMAVLAGLASVDWVVPFAEDTPARLIGRVLPDVLVKGGDYRPEQIAGHDAVVANGGSVEILDFLDGCSTTAMIERMHGGSGSAR
- the rfaD gene encoding ADP-glyceromanno-heptose 6-epimerase, with amino-acid sequence MIIVTGGAGFIGSNLVHELNLRGQTDIVVVDNLTRGEKALNLADCTIADYLDKDDFGARVLEGRALGRAEAVFHLGACSATTEWDGRYMMRNNFDYTRALFHACQDLRIPFIYASSASVYGGGRVFAENPANERPLNVYGYSKLLFDQYLRRHMRELAAPVVGLRYFNVYGPREQHKGSMASVAHHFQNQLAGTGRVRLFEGCDGYADGEQQRDFVDVQDCVNVKLWLLEHPEVSGIFNLGTGRARSFNDMARAVIEAWGSGEIEYIPFPDHLKGRYQSYTQADLTALRAAGCDLEFRDVEAGAARYVADTRARQGTMQPH
- a CDS encoding 3-deoxy-D-manno-octulosonic acid kinase — translated: MEWRVQQTDEGYLIHDAALDVVPARWMFDPAALVEQGWVAARGAAGRGQVLFFDPPIPGNDGQWVLRHYLRGGSVARVLGDRYLWTGLRRSRPWREFLLTAEMRDLGLPVPRPVAARIVRAGPYYRADLVTQRIPDARPLDSRLRTEAVSALTWHRVGVCIRQFHDAGYCHADLNSRNILLDVCGRVWLLDWDRGRQRAAGAWREGNLARLRRDLEKRLHLLDRWHFSERDFAALLSGYRNPNAAPPADPTGG
- a CDS encoding D-glycero-alpha-D-manno-heptose-1,7-bisphosphate 7-phosphatase produces the protein MSVRALFLDRDGTLMVDVGYPSLPEQVELLPGAAEALAALREAGYRLSIISNQSGVGRGYFDAAAVEAVHQRLLDLLAVHGVPIDDAEYCLHAPEDGCDCRKPSPLMIRRSADRLGVDPAQSFMIGDKASDIEAGRRAGCRTILLDPTGAGGTQADFVCRDWEDIVQAVRRITDRPVAAGSRTGSA
- a CDS encoding D-sedoheptulose-7-phosphate isomerase, whose amino-acid sequence is MTPETLSEVLRESARIKTQLADEQAGAILEVIEAVIAALARGNTVFFFGNGGSAADAQHLAAELIGRFTLERRPLPALALTTDTSILTSIGNDYGFDQIFLRQIQGLGRPGDVAVGLSTSGNSPNVLKAVEAARANGLITVAMTGEGGGRLADRAHFCLRVPATDTARIQESHITIGHLVCQGVDEAVAEGRIPQEAGNGNPRA